CGCCCTTACAAGCCACTGGCCGTCCGGTCCTTGCTCTATCACGGCGAATCCCGTGGCGTACCGGGCCGGTATCCCGGCCTTGCGCAGAAACAGGGCCGTAGCTGCGGCGAAAAACTCGCAATGCCCTTTTTTGCTATTCAGGAGAAAGCGGGCCAGAGCGGCGTTCCTCCCTCCCCCGCCGTCAAGATCCAGGGTGTATTTAAAATTATCCAAAAAATACTCCTGGATAATGCGGACTTTTTCCAAATCCGTCTCTCCCTCCAGGGGCAGGGAGTCAACCTGCGAGGAAATAAGCGAAGCGATTTCCACGGGAACGCGCATGTCCTCGGGGCCCGGAGGCTTAAGCAGGTCAGGGCCGTCTCCGTAGCGTACATTAAATACGGCCAGGCGGGGCGCAAAGTCCACCACAACCGCCCCGTAATGATTGCGTTCCAGGGTTCGGGATTTTAGCCCCTGGATTTCATAAGTCCCCGCAGGCAGGCTTAACAGGCCCTCCCCGTCTTTCATAAACATGGATATGACCGTTTCCCGGCTGGAATCCGGCGCATCGCCGAAAAACCAAAGGTCTTTGGCGTTGTCGCGGGGAGCGGGGTAAAAATCCGCATCCCGAGCCGTCCAGTTGCCCGAAAAATACGCGTTATAAGCGGCGGAGCGCAACAGGGCGGGAACGCGCTCCCCCGGCTTGGATAAAATGCGCATTACAATGCGATGGGACAGCTTAAGGCGGCCCATGTCCCCCAAGTGGGTAAAGGTTCTGTATGCGTCCTCTTTGGTTTCCAGAGAATCGCCGTACCAATCCAGAAACGCCTGCTCTGCATATCCTTGCAGGGTATGAAGCCCGTTTTGCGCCGCATAACCGGCTCCCACCGCCAACAGAATCAAGGGAATCCACAGGCTCCGGCGGTATCGTTTGGGCCGGGTTTTCCACAAAGCCCAAACCGACAACACAAGAAATCCTAAAAAAAAGGTCGTCCTGGCGTTGGCGGCGCTGGCCGATAGTACGCAGGCCAGGGCGAATGGCAGACCGATGTCCACCACCTTGCGCGGCGACTCGGGGTCCTTCTTCCGCTTCTGGCGTGCGGAGTAAAACAAGGCGCTGGCGTCTATGCCGCCGGCCACTCCGTAATACTGGCAGGCCAGCAAGGGAAAAAACGGAATGGGAATCTGTTGGAGCAAATCCAACAGGGTCTGGGAAGAGGCGTCCTGGCTGAAACGGTATACAAGCAGGGCCATAAACAAAATCGCGCAAACATCGGCGGCCTTGTTGAGATCCTTGGCCGTAAAGGTCCACCTCCAGGGCAGAAAAATGGAAGCCTCGATGACAACCGCCATGATCGCGCCCATGATCGGCATGTTGGTCTGCCACCCCCAAAAAAGCAGCGTGGCGCCTAAAAACAAGCGGGGGGTTTTCATAGCTTCGCTAAATCCTCCGCCATGGAATCAACGTGTATATAGCGGCATTCGCCCCCGCCCTCATCCTGATCTGCGGCCTTATCGGTAATGACCAGCACCAGCACCGGGATGCTCCGGGCTTTCAGCTCCCTTACGAAATTGCGCCGCTCGTCGTCCCAGGCCAGGAGCACGCAAATCACCCCGCTAAGCGCCGAAGCGCGCTGCAATACGGCGGGAGGCAGGACGGAAAACGGCTTGCCCTCGCTGGGCGTTACGGAGGCCAGCACTTCCAGCATGAGGCTTTCATGGCCCATGCCCCGGCCCGTGGTAAAGCAATAGGCCTTGGCGCCCACGAACATCAGGTCCAGCAGGCTTTCCTTGGTCTGCACGGAACTGGCGAAGGACGCCGCCGTGGACACGGCCTCTTCAAAAATCCGGGAGGAGCGGCCTTCCGGAAAGGTATCCAGCACCAGGGCGTGGCGCACGAAAAACTCTTCCTGAAACTCCTTGATGATGGGCTTGCCGGTTTTGGCCCAGCTTCGCCAATGAATGCGTCTGAGAGGATCTCCCGGCTGGTAGTCCCGCATGGACAGGAACTCCTCGGAATCCCCCACGGAATGGGCGATGGAAAAGCCTCCGGGCTGCCTTTTTCGCACGCTTGGCAAATGGATGGGCGGCAGCTCGTATCGTCTGGGCAGGATCAATGCGGATTGCTTGCGGGAAACCCGTTTGAACGAGTTGATCAGATTAAATGGGTCGGGGCGGACAATGGCGACGTCCAAAAAGCCTAAACGCCCGCGGGAGGCAGGCGTGACGCTCGCCTCAATCTCGGTTGACGCTCCCGGCCCCATGTCGGGCACGGGGGAGACCACGCCACGCGGATAGGAGCGCCTGGAGCTTTCCCCCAATCGCACAAGCCTGGCCCAAAGGCCTTTGGGCCAATCGGCCTTTTTTAGTTGATCCAGGCTAAGCCGGTCGTCCT
The Desulfatibacillum aliphaticivorans DSM 15576 DNA segment above includes these coding regions:
- a CDS encoding transglutaminase-like domain-containing protein yields the protein MKTPRLFLGATLLFWGWQTNMPIMGAIMAVVIEASIFLPWRWTFTAKDLNKAADVCAILFMALLVYRFSQDASSQTLLDLLQQIPIPFFPLLACQYYGVAGGIDASALFYSARQKRKKDPESPRKVVDIGLPFALACVLSASAANARTTFFLGFLVLSVWALWKTRPKRYRRSLWIPLILLAVGAGYAAQNGLHTLQGYAEQAFLDWYGDSLETKEDAYRTFTHLGDMGRLKLSHRIVMRILSKPGERVPALLRSAAYNAYFSGNWTARDADFYPAPRDNAKDLWFFGDAPDSSRETVISMFMKDGEGLLSLPAGTYEIQGLKSRTLERNHYGAVVVDFAPRLAVFNVRYGDGPDLLKPPGPEDMRVPVEIASLISSQVDSLPLEGETDLEKVRIIQEYFLDNFKYTLDLDGGGGRNAALARFLLNSKKGHCEFFAAATALFLRKAGIPARYATGFAVIEQGPDGQWLVRARHAHAWALAYVDGRWRDVDSTPAVWAEEEKRGESVFQGVFDAFSNLWWRMSLKRMQGHGTGRSLTDYLLWGLIPLAAFLVWRLFRKERVGKDKKSREERFMPDFQGGDSEFYPIEEMLNAQGYSRRQGENLNQWALRLGNDVPEGLKVDLLREIINLHYRYRFDPAGLDENDRRRLAALAKEWLESYTRGMDVRKEKDHDQNFGNDLQP
- a CDS encoding DUF58 domain-containing protein, coding for MISRIVHNFFRIRANLKYWWRERFTIPGRLVWAIIIFSAMVGVDTNRTTAFQVFCFFCVVMLFSWVFSKFFSCSIQAERRLPKFGTVGQPFHYAIQLNNQGKRRERGLGCMEIMQDDRLSLDQLKKADWPKGLWARLVRLGESSRRSYPRGVVSPVPDMGPGASTEIEASVTPASRGRLGFLDVAIVRPDPFNLINSFKRVSRKQSALILPRRYELPPIHLPSVRKRQPGGFSIAHSVGDSEEFLSMRDYQPGDPLRRIHWRSWAKTGKPIIKEFQEEFFVRHALVLDTFPEGRSSRIFEEAVSTAASFASSVQTKESLLDLMFVGAKAYCFTTGRGMGHESLMLEVLASVTPSEGKPFSVLPPAVLQRASALSGVICVLLAWDDERRNFVRELKARSIPVLVLVITDKAADQDEGGGECRYIHVDSMAEDLAKL